The genomic DNA AATTAAATAACTATTCTTATGAATTAGAAAATCTTAAAAAGAAATTGAAAAATGCTAATTCTCAAACACAACAAACACAACCTTCTACTATTTCAAGTATTCCTAAAACTCAGGACACCTCAGAAATCATAATCATAGAAGATGATACAACAGATAAAACTTCTCTTTATTCCTACGCTTATGAACTTTATATGAAAGGTAAATATTTTGAAAGCCTAAACAAATTTAATGAATTTTTAAAAAAATTCCCCAATGATGACCTCTCAGACAATGCCCTTTATTGGATTGGTGAAATTTATTACAGCCAAAAAGATTATTTAAAATGTATCGATACATTGAAAGAGCTTATAAAAAAATATCCTCAAGGGAATAAAGTACCAGATGCAATACTAAAATTGGGTTATTCATATTTAGAAATAGGTGATCAAGACAATGCAATAAATAAACTAAAATCATTGATTAATAATTATCCTGGCACTAGAGCAGCAAATCTTGCAAAACAAAAATTAAGTGAACTAGGAGTCCCTTATGATTAAAAAGATCTTTCTTGCTATTTTAATTTTAATATTTTCATTACCACTTTTTGCTGAAGAATATATTATCAAAAAAGGTGATACACTTTGGGATATTTCTAAAAAATTTTATGATGACAATTTCAAATGGCCATTAATTTGGAAATACAATGTTACCATAAATAATCCTGATTTAATTTATCCAAAACAGAAAATTCATATACCAATTTTAGACAGTAAATTTGAAAAACTTCCTATAGATGACACTTTTAAACTTACAAAACCATCATATAAAAAACCTGCACTAGATTTAAGCGACACTTCTCTTGTAAAGGTAACTTACTCTTTAAAAAATATAAAATTAAATGATTTTGAGTTTATATCAGAAAC from Deferribacter autotrophicus includes the following:
- the ybgF gene encoding tol-pal system protein YbgF, which translates into the protein MKIKKSMFLIPVVALTFACAQNNEIIKKSISNINEDIITLQKSIAELQLNVQELDRKINVNNENIKVNSDAIEKLKNELNNYSYELENLKKKLKNANSQTQQTQPSTISSIPKTQDTSEIIIIEDDTTDKTSLYSYAYELYMKGKYFESLNKFNEFLKKFPNDDLSDNALYWIGEIYYSQKDYLKCIDTLKELIKKYPQGNKVPDAILKLGYSYLEIGDQDNAINKLKSLINNYPGTRAANLAKQKLSELGVPYD